In Aminivibrio sp., a genomic segment contains:
- a CDS encoding efflux RND transporter periplasmic adaptor subunit yields PAFILARREKVKVSGTVPERLIPRVKEGQKAMVTVDAFPGKQFEAAVSRVHPSLDPVTRTGKVDVLLSAEDSLLPGMYARVAILTGVREGVGLPLEAVGRMAGTGESVCFVVSEGVARLRVIKTGAERENYLEVLSGLENDEAVIASRSEKLRDGTPVKAAEK; encoded by the coding sequence CCGGCCTTCATTCTTGCCCGCAGGGAGAAAGTGAAAGTCTCGGGGACCGTGCCGGAACGCCTCATCCCCCGGGTCAAGGAAGGGCAGAAGGCGATGGTCACAGTGGACGCCTTCCCCGGGAAGCAGTTCGAGGCCGCCGTTTCCAGGGTTCACCCTTCTCTTGACCCCGTCACCCGCACCGGAAAGGTGGACGTGCTCCTTTCCGCAGAAGACTCCCTCCTTCCCGGCATGTACGCCCGGGTGGCCATTCTGACCGGCGTCCGGGAGGGTGTCGGCCTTCCCCTCGAGGCTGTGGGCAGAATGGCGGGTACGGGAGAATCGGTCTGCTTTGTTGTCTCCGAGGGCGTGGCACGACTGAGAGTCATTAAGACAGGCGCCGAGAGGGAAAATTATCTGGAAGTCCTTTCCGGTCTTGAGAATGATGAAGCGGTGATAGCCTCCAGGTCTGAAAAGCTCAGGGACGGCACACCAGTGAAGGCAGCTGAAAAATGA